From Panthera tigris isolate Pti1 chromosome B4, P.tigris_Pti1_mat1.1, whole genome shotgun sequence:
TGAGAGCCTCGTAAGGCAGGACCGACCGCCTGGCACACAGTCTGGGCCCGGGGAGGGTCAGGACCTGACGTGACCTGCTGCCCTCATCCTCCAGAAACAGCCTTTGGCAGAGCTGACCCGACCTCTGACCCCACGAGTTCTGAAGTCTGTTCACTGGGTGCTTGGGTTGAGAGGCCGTGAAGCTTTGCCTGTGGCCTCGGCTCTCTGGCTGAGACCTCCCCCCATTACTGGGCCTGGGATCCTCAGGGTGAGCCTGGCTGACTGGAAGCAGTGAGACCGGTCCCGTAGACTTGAAGGATAGAATGAAATTAATGGTTCTCAAGTGGTGGTCCACGGCGCCCCAGGGTTCCCCAGCAGTGCCTGTGGGAGATGTTGGTCTCTAGCTACCCCAGCCCTTTGGCACACACACGCTTTGTCTGAGCCGCTCTGGTCCTCTCTGGGTAGACCCTGGGGACCCACAGAAGACCTCATTGCCACAAGGCTCCCACTGCTAAGGTCCCTGGGCCTCCGTTTCCCAAGAGGGCCCTCGCTCACCTGGCTCGGGCCTCGTGAGGCTGGGCCTCGTGAGGCTGCGAGCACAAGAGAAGGCAACGCTCAGACCTGCCCAGCTAAGCTGCCCCCcctgcccagcctcctcctcatcctctctctgcccgatTTTCTGGGAGGCTATCGTTGGCCAGGGGGTCGGATCAGTGCTCCTCCCAGACTGCTGCAGGGGCAGACTACGTCCCGGGGCGGGGATTCAGCTGAGAAATCTGTGTTTGGCTAAGGCAACAGAAATGCGCACCTAGGCCAACtgacttttctctctgtctctccctcctcccctcccctcccctcccctcgctgcccctggctctccctgcctctgctcctggCCTTGCTATCTGCGTGGCCCGGCTCCTTTCTGTggtctccctcctgctctgtgtCTGACTGACCTCCCTGTTCTCGCCTCACCTTCCCTGtgctcccctctctgtgccccctgcccccgcctctccctatgggggtgggggtggggtgtgggagaCGTGCTCCCAAACCCCTCCCTGTTGCTCgttttccccatttcctccccaCTCGCCCTCTCCTGTGCGCGGCCCCTGTGCCTGGCCCTCGTGGACACCCCAGCCTTCTGGGCCTTCCTCTGGTTCGTGGGCTTCTGCTTCCTGGCCAACCAGTGGCAGGTGTCCAAGCCCAAAGACAACCCGATGAATGAAGGGACAGATGCGGCTCGGGCCGCCAtcaccttctccttcttctccatcttcaCGTGGGTGAGTACACGGCCCACCCAGCCCACAGTCGCCCACCCCAGCCAGGCTCCCGAGCGGGTGGCCTTTCAGCCTAGCCGGGGCCTGCATCCTGCTTCCTGGAGCCCGTACGTGCCCCTGCTTCTCTCCTCAGCAGTCACACGGGCTGCTTCCCGGGAAGGAGGCTGTTGCCATCGCCAGCAGGGTCACACAGTGGTGCTAGACCCTCGCTTTGGCACAGAGCAACCTTCCAGTGGTCACGAACGCCCCTCCCAAGCACTCTGGTAGTCGGGTTGTGGGCGTTTACCCTAACCTTTTGCAGACCCAAGTGGAGGCCTGGACAGAAAGATAAGGCTTTGCAGTTCTGAGGCTGGTTAGGAGCCCGGGCCTAGGTGTCGGGAGACCTGGGCCACTTCTTGGGGCTGCCTCTAGGTTTCCGGCCCATTATCTTCCCATCTCTAAAAATCAGGAGTTTGgatttgggggggcggggtgtcACAAACTCAGATATCCGTGTGGTAGGCAGCACGTGAGAAGGCGTGAGTGGGCCGGGCGGCAGGTGCATGCCCCCAAAGGGACACCCTTGATCCCTGTTCCAAAGCAGGAATAGGGACCCACACAGCCCAGGTCTTCccatttttccagagaagccagaaatctgaatTTCTGTGTGAAACCTGATCGTTACGTGTTAGCAATTTAttcaagttagaaaaaaaaaaaataccgtgtGGGTCAAAGAAAGCGTGTCTCTGGGCCCACAAACGGCACCCATTGGCAGGCTCTGGACCTACACCTCCAGCACCCACGGGCATGACAGCAGGGCTGGGCCCTCTTTCCCACTGGGGTCAGGTCCCCTCGGTGTATTTcttctctcctcacctccctcctgtGATATTGGGGTCACATGGGCTCCAGGCCCCCATCTCAAGGGTTCTCCTTTTCCCTGCGTgcagcccccttcccctccaggcCCTAGAGCAGCCCTGGGCCCAGCCTTCTGCAAGGAGACCCTGGGGCTAAATACAAGCAGCCCTAGCCCTTCCTGCGAAGCCTGCTGCAGCCAGGCCTCcttgtccctctgcccttctgggCTTGTCCTGGAGTGACTTCCTGCTCTTTTTGAGGGCCCCTGAATATCCATTTTCTCTTGGGGCCCCTGTCCCAATACAATATTGGGAGCCAGGGTTTGGAGGAGAACACCTGTGGTTCAGGCCCCGGCACGCCAGCGGTGGTCACACCCGCCCTCCGTGTCCTCAGGGCTGGGCAGGAAGAACCAAGTGACCCCAGGGGATCTCAGACCACAGAAGATGCCCCATGTATGGGAACCACACAGCCCACCCGGTGCTACAGGGAGATGTTTGGACCAGTGAGCCCTGAGATGGGGGTGGAgttcacagaggaggaggagtgaTTGGGCGTCAGGACTTCCGGGGGCAGATCCGAAAGCCTGACGGACAGGTGCCCACTGAGGCCGGCTTCCCTGCTGGCACTTCTGCCTTTCCCAGCTCTTCCCCACCGtcctcacccctgctctctcccgGCAGAGCCTGACCGCAGCCCTGGCCGTGCGGAGATTCAAGGACCTTACCTTCCAGGAGGAATACAGCACACTGTTTCCCGCCTCGGCACAGCCATAGGCCTGCCGGTTTCCTGAGGCGGGGAGCGCCCTGTATCATGCCCAGTGGCAAGGTTATGGGGGCAGCCTTCTGCCGGAAATGGCCAGGATGCCAGGGCACGCAGGGCAGTGGGTGGCTGGCTTGAGGGGCCAGTTAAGACTCGCCACTTACGCATTCAttgcctcctttctttttccaaatgtccattcattcagtaaacatttattgagcagctgtTTTGTGCCTAGTGATGGATCAGACGGGGTCCCTGGCCCCAGGGGcccacaggctggggaggggaagacaaaTTGAAATCTCCCCCAGACAGACGGCCACGGGCTATCAGAGGGTTGGCGGTGGCTCTCTATACTGGTATACTGATCTGTGGACACGGTGCGAGAGCCTGTTCCTTGCTGCAGCACGAAGGCTGACCTTACAGTTCCCATGGAGCCTGGGTGCAAACGGAGGCCTGGCCGAGGACATCAGAGGACTCCTGGTCCGGCCCTGCTCTCacatgctgtgtgaccctgggcaaacccctgcacctctctgagcctcagttcacTACCCAGTGGACCAACCTCTCAGGGCTGTTGTGTGGATGAAACAAAGGCTGGCACGGAGCTTGGCAcagagatgctcaataaatgtaggCTCTTCCGTTCATTCGTTCCTTCCTCCATTCTCTCCAGGGAGTCAGAGACCCCTCCATAATCTCTACTTTGGGGGCGATTCTCGTGTGGTGAGCCCTCGTTCTTCCAAAAGACTTTGACCTCCAGTTCTACAGTTTGGGGGCCTTTAGCTGCCTGGGCGGGAACCACCAATCTCTCCACTCTCCAGGAGTTGAGGGGGTATCAGAGCAAACAGGCCCCCAGAGCAAAGCACAAAGAGAGTGAGCTTCCCAACGCTAGAGGCATACCAGTGCACACGGCTTGCTGCGTGGTGGAGATCCTAGAGAGTACACCTGCTCTGAAGAAGCAGGGCCAGGTGGGCCACCAGGTCCCTGGGCTCCGAGCAGAactcccagcctcccctctgcaCCTGAGTCCAGCAGGGTCCCatgcaccaccccccacccccatactctTGTGTTGTGGCCTCTTGAATTAGGGAGGCCTAATTCCCTCAGCTCAACTCCTTCGGGCCTGGTCTGCCTTTCTCAGGCTCCTGCACTGCTTTAAACAGTATTCAGGAAGGGCTGCCCCTCAGAGCCTTTACCAATGACACAAATCAAAAGTCAGTGGCTAGTCATTGGGCTTCTGGAACTTTCTAGAATAAAATGCCAAGCACACTCCCCCCGCCTCTCACCAGATGGCCCTTTCAGGTTCCTGGTTGGTTTATTCCCTTGTGAGGGGGCTGATCCatgggaaggagatggggagggcCCTGGCCTGGGAAGGAGCAGGACCTCTGGGTTCAGGTCTGGGTTCTGGCACTGACTCTGCCGTGAGGTCTCCCTTCACTAAGCCTCAGTCCTCCCAGCCCAGAAATGGGTGTGTAGAGCATTAGCATCTTTCCGTCACAGGAAGATTACCTGCTAGAAAGATCTTTGGGGAAGGCTTTCAATGTAAACctaaaaagtatgttttaaattcattccCTAGCTGGGGGTGGTCAATGTCATTGTCCTTAATAACAACGTAATAGCTTTTACTGAAAAAGAATTTCCCACCTTTGTGCGTATGCTGTAGACAAGTCTTTCCCAACTAGGTCCCGTGAGAGGAGGGCTTCATTGGTCCGGTAAGGTTGGCAAAGGTCGCCTGCCAGAGTTTTCCCCTCGGGGATCCCAGTAGACGTCAGTCAAGGCCCTAACAAGTCCCGTGGCCCTGAAACTTCTTCTACTCTGTTGAACTCAGCTTCCCAAACTTGTTTGACCAAATGTTTTAGTTATAATTAGGTTCAGCAGCAAATGAACTTGTAAATAGCAGTGGTTTAAATGAAGTCCAAGTCTGAGAAGACAGTCCGGGACTGGCCTCGTGGCTCCAGAAGTCTCCAGTGACCCAGGCCCCTTCCGTCCCTACAATTAGCTCATGGACCTCGTGGTCCTGCGTGGCTGCGAGAGCTCTAGCCCCACATCTGCCCTCCGGGCGTCAGGTCAACGGGTGGGACAGCTGGTGTGCTGGCCAGAACTTAGTTACATGGTTTCACCTCGCCGCAAGAGAGGTGCGGTGGCTTTTAGGGGGTTTTCCAGCACACCAAGAAACTTTTTCCCCTCTCCACGTAACACCCCCGAGAACACAGTTTGAGGAGGATGTTGTGGCCTTGGGGCCACCTTAACACTCCACAGTGGAAAGTTTTTGGTGACCCATAGTGACCCAAAGACCTTCTGAAGGTCTTTCTGGCTGGATGGACAGTGTGGTTCTGGGTCTCTTGAGGGCTGGCTACAAGGACAGACTTCTGCCCCTCAGTCAGGCTTGGTCTCATCTTTGGGGCTTCGAGGATATTTAGCCCTCTGTTGCCTGTGTCCTGTGAACTAACTGCCACTAACCCAGCgttcttgtctgtctctcctctaACCATCCCCTCCCGCCTGTCCTCGTCCCCGCCGGCCCCCGTCCCCAGGCGGGCCAGGCCATGCTGGCCTTCCAGCGGTATCAGATTGGCGCCGACTCGGCCCTCTTCTCCCAGGACTACATGGACCCCAGCCAGGACTCCAGCATGCCTTACGCCCCCTACGTGGAGCCCAGCACCGGGCCAGACCCCACCGGCATGGGTGGTACCTACCAGCAACCGGCCAACGCCTTTGACGCCGAGCCCCAGGGCTACCAGTCGCAGGGCTACTGAGCTGCAGTGACCGCCTGCCCCTCGCCTGTCCCTGCCCCGGTCCcagccacccctgccctccccgcccccccaccgcccaccgcCCACGCCCAGACCCCCGCGCCCTCCCAGGCTGCCCTGCCCAGCACCTCGTTCCACCGACGTCCAGGGCGGCTCAGGGTGGGATGGGGCAGTAAGGTGTTGGGGGTGCATCTACACGTGTGCAAGTCTGTCcggcgggggctgggggtgtTCGCGATCATCCGTTGTGTCGTCGAGTGTtcattgagtgcctgctgtgtgtcagGTGTGTGCTTGGCACCGGTGGTGAAAGAGAAATGGTCCCGGAAAGGAGGAAGACGAGGGACGGAGGAGGCCCCGTGGGTACCGGAGGTGGGAGCGGTGCGAGAGATAGACCCGGATGATGCCGGGAAAGTTTGGCCCCAGGGTGGGTGTGAATGCCTGCAGGACACTGGGAGTTGTCGCCTGCCGGAGTGACGGCAGCCCTACTGTGGGTGTTGGGGCCGTCTCCATTTCGTGgctgaggaaaccgaggcctggAAGAGTCAAGgtcacttgcccagggtcactcGGCAGCCAGTGAGAGTTGGCTCCAAGCCCAGGCCACCTGACTGCGGAGCACCtgctgtcccctgtcctccctgccttccccatcCCCGAGCCTGGGGCTCCACCTCTCAGTGCTATCATCACACTCTGGGAGGCCTTGGGGACCTCAGCCCGTGAGATACCCTGATTCTGCTGCAAGCCGGGGGCCTGTGCTGCCCGGCTGGCTGCTCCCGAAGTGGGACAGCCCTGTCTCTaggcccctctccccacatccccaccaaccCCTGCCCTGGTCTCCTGTCAGGGTGGGAGGGCCCGGGGGGCTTGCCTCACTCGCCTGTTTCACCCATGTACTGCTCCGTGCCGTGCGTGCCCCACCGGGAGCTCCGGTGGCCTCCCAAAGGACTGACCGCTGTCCCTGCCCAGGGCCGGGTGGGCGAGGAGGCCCAAGGTCACAGCgagtaagtggcagagccgggCTTACTGCCCGGGGTTCTTGGTCCCAGCCACTCAGCAGGCGCCCCGATTCCCTGCCCTCGTGACCTCCCAGGAAACGGAACTGATCTGGAACACTGTGTCATCTTTCCCTCGGCCAGGGTTAGCCAGGGGGGCTCAGGGGCTGGAACTGCCAAGGACCCAGAGGGTCCTTCCACTGGCCTTCCAAAAGGCCTGATGAGAGGACAGTGTGGGAGTCAGAGTAGAGACAGCAGGGACCCTGGGCCCAGCAAAGCCAGCCATTGAGCTGCTGCCATGGGACAAACGGCTCCCGAGATGAATGCTGAAAGCCCCTTGGTGCatggcaggcgggggggggggggggggaaggaggccTGGACTGTAGTGGAGATGGTAAGCAGGCGACTCCAAAGGCACAAGGAGGattgggagcagagagagactctTGCACaagtgggctcttcactgagccTTGAGGGGCGGGGAGGCCTTacaggatggaggtgggggggggcatggggCCCAGCGTCCACTGGCCAGTGCCTCAGGGAGCAGGGCAAGGGGACTGTGGCTCGGCACCGTGCTGGATGTCCCCGCCACCGGCACCCCGTTCCCCCACCAGAATCCTCAGAGGCAGGTGACACACTCCTGCAGACTCCGCTGTTACACCAGGGATTCAGAAGGCATGCAAGCCGGTGGTCCAGAGATGGGCCCCAAACCCGCCGCTACCCAGGGTCCCCCAGAGGGCAGTGTGCTATATGAGAGCTTGTGAAGGGGTGAGGCTCCCcgaggaggggcaggagcagcaccgcagagggagagagagggaatttccCAGGTAGAGAAGTGGCACCGCTGTCCCCGCTTAACCgcagaggaaacagaggctcagagtgTGAATGAGTTAGCGGCGGAGCATGCATCTGAACCCCAGCCTGTCCAAGCCCTCCCCGGGGGGCAgcagtgacagcagagaaccccagGCAGCTGAGCAGCAGCTCAGGGTTGCTGACTCCGGGGTTTTCCACATCTGGCGGAGGGACTCTGTCCATGGTACCCCCGCTCCCGGTGGCCCGAGTGGGGACGGGATGAGGTTGCGGTATCTGCCAGGCCGAGCGGTGGAACCTGTTACCAGACCAGGTTTACGAAGCAGGTAAGGGTGCGGGTGGTCGTGGGTGTGCTTCTGGCAAAGTGAAGTCCTGTGCCGGTGCGGGAGGCTGTGAGAGGCCCTTCCCTTCGCCCACTCCCCACCAAGCACCTCCCCTGCCGATGGACACAGGAGGACCCCAGGGCGCTGTCCGTCCGTTCTCCCTGGGCACCGACTAGCTCCTCGTGATGCTAGGAACCACTTAAGCTTCATCCAACCCCTGGGTGTTCCTCATAGACTCTCCCTGCCACCCTAGACTGGGAAAGTTTACAGGACGCCTGCCAGGAGTGAGGGGCACCGAATCCTATCACTTTGCATTCCTCCCTTGACCTGGGGTACAGACTTGGAGTACAGCCCAGATGTGATCCCACCATCAGGCTGGCTCTTGACAGGGACCAGCcagtggtggagggagagagggcggaGGGTGGGATTTGGCTGAGACCCAAGGCTCCTGACTCCCCTTTTGGGAGGTTGGTAGCGACGTCCTGCTTCTTCCCCTGGCCGAGGACAGCCCCCCAGGGCCCCCAAGGTGTATTCACAAGCCAGTGGTGTACTcttgcctccctctgcctctctccccgcACCCCCTGCTCCCACCAAGCACAAGAGAGGGCTCAGGAAAGCTGGGTTCCACATAAGTTTAGAGCTGCAAGGACCCTTAGAGATAGTAGAGTCAGCCGGGAAGACAGTGACTTGTGCAAAGTCACACACAGAGGCAGAGGTTTGGGATCCGGGTCTCTTGCCTCCAAGTTAACACTCATCCTGCGCGGTCAAAGCCCGTCTGCCTGGGGGTGGCTTCTGGTACCTGGGGGTGTAACCATTGGTCTAACTCCCCAGGGACTGGCATCCGCTCCCTACTCCAACCTTCCCTGGTGAGTTTTGATCTTCAAAGACTCTTGGGGGTCCCAGGCTTCCCCCATGTAACCAAGAGCCCCCACTTGTTACCCCTTCAGGGCCCCCCAACCTTGACCCCAGACCCCTTTGATTGTCtaaggagcaggaagagggacCACCCTTCCAAAGAGTTTGTAGGAGGATGGGCTGGTGCAGTCGCTTCCAAGCGCTGCCCCTCGATGTGacactccccctcccctggtGCCCACAGCCCTCATCTGGGTGTCCTGGCCCTCCCGCAGCGTAACTGCCTGtgtatagtataaatatatatattttctatatataagatgtATAATATAAGGCTCCACAAatatatctctgtgtgtgtgcgtgtgtgcagtGAATGGCGGTCCCCCTCCTGGGCCCCCACTCTGGACTCCCCCACCACCTGGTTAAGTCTCAAGAGTGAATCCAGTGGCCCCGTGGCACCCTCGTTTATGACATCTGTCCATTTGTGGTGAACCAAGTGAAGGTGGTGACTTCTGGTGACATAGTAATAAAGTGAAGACAAAACCCACCAGCGGATCGCAGCGTGTCACAATGTTTTTGTTCGCCATGAGTGTGGCTTTGGGTTGCCcgttccctctctcccctgaccTGGCACatgcttttatttgttcattactGTTCAGCAGAAGTGAAACCATTGCAGTCGAAGCCAGTACCCCCCAGCTTTACATATGTACACGCAGGCACACAGGCTTCaacgtgcacacacacctgccccGCCACCATTCCCTATCCTGGCCCCTTTCCCGCTCCCTAGAGGCAGTCAAGATTCCCTGCAGACCTACACATGCGTTTGCACTGTATTTAAAGTTAGTGGCCCTGGGCTGGCACAATATTTATCCAGACGCTGTGCTGGGGCCTAGGAGTCAACACTGAGGAACGTGGACAGCCCttgacacccccccacccccccgcccctcgtAGTCTCCCGGCAGGGGGCATGGACGTTAAACCATGCAAACAGGAAATGTAAGTTGTGGCCGGCGCTGAGACAATGTCAGAAGACGTAAGTTGAGACGTGGGCTCAGGTACAGACCCTCTGAGCAGATGACCCTTCATCTGAGCTCTCTAGAATGATTAAGGGTTCAGTGGCGAGGGGGTGGGCTGCTGATCGATCTGGAGAGCAGAACTGAAAGGGAAGAGCTTGGGAATAGTGGAAGGCAGGCGTGGCAGATacacaggagagaaggaggagggagaggccaaCGTTGGGccatcaaccgactgagccacccaggtgccccaatccttgTTGTGTGTTTTAAAACACCACTCCTGTGGTCACATGGCAACCAAGAGGTTGCTGCCCCTTGTTTAGACAGGAAGGTCACCATGGACACGGTAAGAGTGGGGGAAATCTAGATATATTTGAGGAAAGAGCAGATCGGTAAGCGATGGACTGAGTCAAGGGGGCTGAGGAGTGTGAGAACCACTCCCCAGCAGCAGCGCAGGAGCTCAGGCGGTAGGGGAGCGGCAGGTAAGCTGGGGCCCCCGTATCGGCCTGTCAGTCACAGTCTGGCCACGCCTATGCCCTGGGCTGTCCGCAAGTCCCGCCTTAGTCCCGCCTTAGTCCTACCGCGGGGCCTCTGACTGGGCAGAGGTGAGCACCTGATCCAAGGGCCGCCCTTTCATAGGCTGATGGGTCCCAGGGTCTTGGTGCCAAGGCAGCTGTAAAGGGCACCGCCCTCCTCCACGACTAAGCCAATCAGATTGCTTCCCTCCACGATGGGGTGAAAGGATTGGTCAATCGGGAGTGGGAGGAGGCTGGAGGAGCCCGGAAGAGGCACCATTCTGACAGACAGGGCCACGGACGCGTTCCCGCCTACCCGGGTTCTACCTTCCTCCTCTTGCTCAGGAGAAAGAGCCTTATCTGGAGAAGATGGCTTCCAGATTGGGATGAGAAGGACATTGCAGTGGAGAGTGTCCGCGGCAAAGACGACCAGCCGTCCGTCATCTGTGATGCgggtttctttgcttgtttgtttgtttttgtttttgcgaTGTGGGTTTGAAAACAAGTGGTAACCTGATGACCATTCATTGGACTTGACGGAACTCAATAAAAGCCCGACAGGGTTTTAACAGAATCAGAATAATTCGGAGAAATATGAAAACCCTCTCGAAGAAATACTAGTTTTCAGAACTAGCGCCCCTAGAAAAATTTCAGGGCCTCCTATTCAAAGAGCGggttttaaaaatgcagcttAAGGtactaaaatacaattttttttccctttcaaaatattttatttgttatattttagtaCATTTAGAGCTGATGATTCTCCTGGAACAGTTTGTCAAAAGATAGAAGTCTTCAGAAAATCAATTTCACATATGCCTGAATTTAACATGTAACTTTATACAGTGACacgttaatattttctttaacattatcTGTAACTTGTGATGTTGTACAACACAGTGAAAGTGATACTTACATGGGGACATGGTGATCACCAAGGTGGTTCTCCCAGGGTGAGGCTCATAGACTGCGCTTAGGCCACACTGACCTTTGTGACTTCTCCAGATGTGGGAAACTCAACtgtgcaatttctttttttttttattttttttaatgtttatttttatttttgagagagagagagcgcgcaggtggggcagaagcagagagggagggagacacagattcagaagcaggctccaggctctgagctgtcagcacagggctgggcgtgggacccgaactcacaaaccacgagatcatgacctgggctgaaatcggacgcttaaccaactgagccgcccaggcgcccacCCACTGTGTAATTTCTAATAGCGAGGGAGAGCATTTGTGCCctcctctgggggaaaaaaaatgaaagcgaCTTCATAATTTGTCTATAATTTTAATGACCTGTTTAGGCACTTGACTGCCATACCTTGGATTacaagcaaataataataataataataataataataataataataataatttaaaattgccCTTCTCATTAATAATGAAACTTCacatgaaaatagaattttctgtaaaatgtgacCTTTACATTTGAGTTCTATTTCTAAGCCTCTGAATATTTGCTTTGCAATATTGTAGCAGTCTTCAGAACCAGGGATTCTAAACCCTGAAGAATTGGCAACTCCCCAACATGCTTTATTGCAACGTCCATGCGTATGCTTTGATTTTGTCATAATTTACTGACCGTTTTCTGCCCAAATGCTGGCAGTTCCCGTCCCAGACTTAGGCTGCAGAGCTCACGTTTGCATAGATCTACTGGATGGGCCCTTCCACGTGGGGTCCCTTCTCTCACCATGGCTTTGGTGGACTGCAGCCATATTCTGCTGCTGGCGGTCTGGGCACGGATCCCAGACTGCCCCGCCATGTGGCTGCACACTGGGTGGCCAGGTCAACTGCTCAACACTCATGCTGCCCGCCGCCTGCCATATTGCTGGCCCGGACCCCGCTTTCTGCCACCCGG
This genomic window contains:
- the SYNGR1 gene encoding synaptogyrin-1 isoform X1 → MEGGAYGAGKAGGAFDPHTLVRQPHTILRVVSWVFSIVVFGSIVNEGYLNNNSGGEKFCIYNRNPNACSYGVAVGVLAFLTCLLYLALDVYFPQISSVKDRKKAVLSDIGVSAFWAFLWFVGFCFLANQWQVSKPKDNPMNEGTDAARAAITFSFFSIFTWAGQAMLAFQRYQIGADSALFSQDYMDPSQDSSMPYAPYVEPSTGPDPTGMGGTYQQPANAFDAEPQGYQSQGY